In the genome of Candidatus Firestonebacteria bacterium RIFOXYD2_FULL_39_29, one region contains:
- a CDS encoding DNA topoisomerase I gives MKKLIIVESPTKVHTISKFLGKDYIVKASMGHIIDLPKSRIGIEVDTDFEPKYIVMRDKAKILKDIKEAAEKCEIVYLATDPDREGEAISWHLRNAILEEKKSKSKKIPVKPKVVKVKQTFRVVFNEITKKAVMSAIENPRDLDMDLVYAQQARRILDRLVGYMISPLLWKNVQSGLSAGRVQSVALRMICEREKEITAFKPEEYWSIEALLKGVNPPQFTAKLTQINGEKFKIVTKEEGDKIVAECQKHPFIVKKIESKEKNRYSPAPFITSTLQQEASKKLGFTSRKTMMIAQQLYEGLNVGEEGEVGLITYMRTDSVRIAEEALTEVRGLIGEKYGQENLPEKPNFYKNKKNSQDAHEAIRPSSCLREPEKIKKFLSKDQYRLYDLIWKRFVACQMKPAILEVTTADIGAGIYNFRASGTVIKFKGFLGVYTFEEDEEKEEKQGEAGVEGEEKEAAKEKILPKLTEQEKLDLLEITGNQHFTEPPARYNDASLVKALEENNIGRPSTYSPIISTLLDRNYVERLDKRFKPTELGELVDDILMKTFPDILNIEFTAKMEGKLDKVEEGDNDWKSVIKEFYGPFSVDLLKASNIMGGMKKDRDGETGQLCDAVYKKNAEGVLERIVDLTRLTEEEKKELVPCGRTMVVKWGARGRFLACSGFPICKNTKSMDGEEQAAEITNMMCDAKYLKTDAGLVRVTKKAPAPEGQEGNVIECGGRMVTKFSRFGKFMACEKYPECKNTKSIGIGIKCPKPDCGGDVIMRKGKKGTFFGCSNYPDCDFICNLKPLDRKCPKCGYAVMAKFKDNFRCLNKECKHEEENAAAN, from the coding sequence TTGAAAAAACTTATTATAGTGGAGTCACCAACCAAGGTTCATACCATCTCCAAGTTTTTAGGGAAAGATTATATTGTTAAGGCCTCGATGGGGCATATAATTGATCTTCCGAAAAGCAGGATCGGTATAGAAGTTGATACGGATTTTGAGCCAAAATATATAGTTATGAGGGATAAGGCAAAGATATTAAAGGATATAAAAGAAGCAGCCGAAAAATGCGAGATTGTCTATCTGGCTACCGACCCTGACAGAGAAGGTGAAGCTATAAGCTGGCACTTAAGAAATGCTATCTTGGAAGAAAAGAAAAGTAAAAGCAAGAAAATACCGGTTAAACCGAAAGTAGTGAAGGTTAAACAGACCTTCAGAGTTGTGTTCAATGAAATAACCAAAAAAGCGGTTATGTCCGCAATTGAAAATCCGAGAGATTTGGATATGGACCTTGTATATGCCCAGCAGGCCAGAAGAATTCTTGACCGGCTTGTGGGTTATATGATTTCGCCTCTCCTTTGGAAGAATGTTCAAAGCGGGCTTTCTGCCGGAAGAGTGCAGTCTGTTGCTTTAAGAATGATTTGCGAGCGTGAAAAAGAGATAACGGCTTTCAAACCGGAAGAATATTGGTCTATAGAAGCTCTTTTAAAAGGAGTAAACCCTCCCCAGTTTACCGCGAAGCTGACACAGATAAACGGTGAAAAGTTTAAAATAGTTACAAAAGAAGAGGGCGATAAGATAGTTGCTGAATGTCAGAAACATCCATTTATAGTAAAAAAGATAGAAAGCAAAGAAAAAAACAGGTACTCCCCTGCTCCGTTTATTACCTCTACACTGCAGCAGGAAGCCTCTAAAAAGCTGGGATTTACTTCAAGAAAGACCATGATGATAGCCCAGCAGCTCTATGAAGGTTTGAATGTGGGAGAAGAAGGGGAAGTAGGTTTAATAACATATATGAGAACAGATTCAGTCAGGATTGCTGAGGAAGCGCTTACCGAAGTAAGAGGACTGATCGGAGAAAAATACGGACAGGAGAATCTTCCGGAAAAACCTAATTTTTATAAGAACAAGAAGAACTCTCAGGATGCGCATGAAGCTATCAGACCTTCGTCCTGTCTTCGTGAGCCGGAGAAGATCAAAAAGTTCCTTTCCAAGGATCAATACCGCTTATATGATCTTATCTGGAAGAGATTTGTGGCCTGTCAGATGAAACCGGCAATACTTGAGGTTACCACTGCTGATATCGGAGCCGGCATATATAATTTCAGAGCAAGCGGAACTGTTATAAAATTTAAAGGGTTTCTTGGTGTGTACACCTTTGAGGAAGACGAGGAAAAGGAAGAAAAGCAGGGTGAGGCGGGGGTAGAGGGTGAAGAAAAGGAAGCCGCAAAAGAGAAAATACTTCCTAAACTGACAGAGCAGGAGAAATTAGACCTGCTGGAAATCACCGGAAATCAGCATTTTACCGAACCTCCTGCGAGATATAATGATGCTTCTTTGGTTAAGGCCCTTGAAGAAAACAATATCGGCCGGCCGTCTACCTATTCACCTATTATTTCCACCCTGCTTGACAGAAATTATGTCGAACGGCTGGATAAAAGGTTTAAGCCGACAGAACTCGGGGAGTTGGTGGACGATATACTTATGAAAACATTTCCGGATATACTAAATATTGAGTTTACTGCAAAGATGGAGGGAAAACTTGATAAAGTTGAAGAGGGAGATAATGATTGGAAATCAGTAATAAAAGAATTTTATGGTCCTTTCTCTGTTGATCTTCTTAAGGCTTCAAATATTATGGGCGGTATGAAAAAAGACCGTGACGGGGAGACCGGACAGTTATGTGATGCCGTATATAAAAAGAATGCTGAAGGTGTACTTGAAAGAATTGTTGATCTTACCAGACTTACAGAGGAAGAAAAGAAAGAGCTTGTTCCTTGCGGGAGAACGATGGTAGTAAAGTGGGGCGCTCGCGGCAGATTTCTTGCCTGCTCGGGATTCCCTATATGTAAAAATACAAAGTCTATGGACGGAGAAGAGCAAGCAGCAGAAATTACCAATATGATGTGTGATGCAAAGTATTTAAAAACTGACGCAGGGCTGGTCAGGGTAACGAAAAAGGCCCCTGCACCGGAAGGCCAGGAAGGTAACGTGATTGAATGCGGCGGCAGAATGGTTACAAAATTCAGCCGTTTTGGAAAGTTTATGGCTTGTGAAAAATATCCTGAATGTAAGAATACGAAGAGCATCGGGATCGGTATTAAATGTCCTAAGCCGGATTGCGGCGGGGACGTTATTATGAGAAAAGGAAAGAAAGGCACATTCTTTGGTTGTTCTAACTACCCGGATTGCGATTTTATTTGTAATCTTAAACCGCTTGACAGGAAATGCCCGAAATGCGGTTACGCCGTCATGGCAAAGTTCAAAGATAACTTCAGATGCTTGAATAAAGAATGTAAACACGAAGAAGAGAATGCAGCAGCTAATTGA